In Emys orbicularis isolate rEmyOrb1 chromosome 12, rEmyOrb1.hap1, whole genome shotgun sequence, one genomic interval encodes:
- the LOC135886066 gene encoding olfactory receptor 5AP2-like translates to MVLVVADQHLNTPMYFFLGYLSGFETCYSSTILPRLLASLLTGDRTISVSGCITQFYFFGVPLASECCLLSMMSYDRYLSICKPLHQMVLMNGRICLQLAAVSWMGGFMVTTIVTCLMLKLHFCDPNEIDHFLCDFTPVIKLSCSDTRLTTLVAFILSSIGTLPPFLLTLTTDVFIISTILRIPSTTGRRKAFSTCSSHLIVVTIFYGTLMIVCVTRH, encoded by the coding sequence ATGGtcctagttgtggctgatcagcaccttaacacccccatgtatttcttcctggggTACTTGTCCGGCTTCGAGACCTGCTAtagctccaccatcctgcccagactgctggccagtctcctgactggggacagaaccatttctgttaGTGGCTGCATCACtcaattttatttctttggtGTTCCTTTGGCAAGTGAATGTTGTCTCTTATCCATGATGTCCTATGACCGGTATTTATCAATATGCAAACCATTACACCAGATGGTTCTGATGAATGGCAGAATCTGCCTACAGTTAGCAGCTGTGTCCTGGATGGGTGGATTTATGGTAACAACCATAGTAACATGtttaatgttaaaattacatttctgtgaccccaatgaaattgaccatttccttTGTGATTTCACCCCAGTGATTAAACTCTCGTGTAGTGACACCAGGCTGACCACACTGGTGGCCTTTATATTATCTTCTATAGGCACCCTGCCCCCGTTTCTATTAACCCTGACAACCGATGTTTttatcatctccaccatcctgagaatcccttccaccactgggaggagaaaggcattttccacctgTTCCTCTCACCTTATTGTGGTTACAATTTTCTATGGGACCCTGATGATTGTCTGTGTTACCAGACACTGA